A single genomic interval of Bacteroidales bacterium harbors:
- a CDS encoding aminotransferase class V-fold PLP-dependent enzyme yields MSDSIEQSIFNALCYYSNVHRGNGYNSRITTELFEEARNVVLDFAGKKRESYGVLFCSPLLLNCIEQNIPEGSFTCISGESGLNLGVSALILKKDKIRHLKTVLSGGGTARLISPDWVVWARGSEKLEAGTPPVINILIFVISLLQQRQRKKIKQTESDSTAYEILYNDGLNGISGKELYDKLSGLKVGNGITVPTVEGEKPFINLDYAASTPTFMPVWNAWKMALMQKESVQHDLVNETRIICGDFCNAPSDEFEIFFTANTTESLNIAARNIPFPASAGQAVVLTTMLEHTSNDLPWRLSGAKVIRTGINKEGLINLQEMEDLLKSYNRDTNFPGERINIVSISGASNVLGIFNPIEAISEIVHRYGAVLVVDAAQMAAHSAISMKGRGIDCISFSAHKVYAPFGTGVLIARKGLINENKEIEDLRSSEIKNAAGIAALGKALVLLKRIGMDQILKEEQDLTARLLEEMAEIRRVTVYGIKDNASPAFSLKGSVIPFTVDGLMADQVAKELAAAGIGIRSGCHCAHILVKHILGVGPNLARFQRVIVTLFPKLKLPGVARISFGIGTTRQEVEVFLNALRRLASEPRNLQYKKFSVPMKTFVSKVTEDILSTASSL; encoded by the coding sequence ATGTCAGATTCAATTGAACAGTCAATTTTTAATGCCCTTTGCTATTATTCAAACGTGCACAGGGGCAACGGTTATAATTCGCGGATAACAACTGAACTTTTTGAAGAAGCACGAAATGTCGTCCTTGATTTCGCAGGAAAAAAACGGGAGTCATACGGTGTATTATTTTGCAGTCCGTTGCTGCTCAACTGCATTGAACAAAACATTCCTGAAGGGTCGTTCACATGTATCAGCGGGGAAAGCGGTTTGAATCTGGGCGTTTCAGCTCTCATTCTCAAAAAAGATAAAATCCGGCATTTAAAAACTGTTCTTTCAGGTGGCGGCACTGCCCGGCTGATTTCGCCCGACTGGGTTGTTTGGGCCAGGGGATCGGAAAAATTGGAAGCCGGTACGCCGCCTGTAATTAACATTTTGATCTTTGTGATTTCTCTTCTTCAGCAAAGACAGAGGAAAAAAATTAAACAAACTGAATCGGACTCAACGGCATACGAAATTCTTTATAATGATGGACTAAACGGCATTTCGGGAAAAGAGCTCTATGATAAACTATCCGGATTAAAGGTGGGAAATGGAATAACTGTGCCTACAGTTGAAGGAGAGAAGCCATTTATAAATCTGGATTATGCTGCCAGCACACCTACCTTTATGCCGGTGTGGAATGCCTGGAAAATGGCTTTAATGCAAAAAGAAAGCGTTCAGCATGATCTTGTTAATGAAACAAGAATAATTTGTGGTGATTTTTGCAACGCCCCTTCTGATGAGTTCGAGATTTTCTTCACCGCCAATACGACGGAATCGCTGAATATTGCTGCCCGTAATATTCCATTTCCTGCTTCGGCCGGTCAGGCTGTAGTGCTGACCACCATGCTTGAGCATACTTCAAATGATCTGCCATGGCGATTATCCGGGGCAAAGGTTATCAGGACCGGTATAAACAAAGAAGGACTGATCAATCTTCAGGAAATGGAAGACCTGTTGAAATCCTATAACCGGGATACTAATTTCCCCGGTGAGCGGATTAATATAGTCAGCATTAGCGGCGCATCCAATGTACTGGGTATTTTTAACCCGATTGAAGCCATAAGCGAAATAGTACATAGGTACGGCGCAGTTTTGGTTGTGGATGCAGCCCAGATGGCAGCTCATTCGGCGATATCCATGAAAGGCCGGGGTATCGACTGTATTTCGTTTTCGGCCCACAAGGTATATGCGCCGTTTGGAACAGGAGTGTTAATAGCAAGAAAAGGCCTTATTAACGAGAATAAGGAAATTGAAGATCTCCGGTCTTCGGAAATTAAAAATGCTGCCGGAATTGCCGCGCTGGGTAAAGCACTTGTTCTTCTTAAAAGGATCGGCATGGATCAGATTTTAAAAGAAGAGCAGGACCTCACTGCCAGGTTGCTGGAGGAAATGGCAGAAATCAGAAGAGTCACCGTGTACGGCATTAAAGACAACGCTTCACCTGCCTTCTCCCTGAAGGGAAGTGTGATACCCTTTACTGTAGATGGCCTTATGGCTGACCAGGTTGCAAAGGAGCTGGCTGCCGCAGGAATCGGTATACGATCTGGTTGTCATTGCGCTCACATTCTTGTCAAGCACATTCTTGGTGTCGGGCCCAATTTGGCCCGCTTTCAGCGAGTGATAGTGACACTTTTCCCGAAATTGAAGCTACCTGGTGTGGCCCGTATCAGTTTCGGAATAGGAACCACTAGACAGGAGGTTGAAGTTTTTTTGAATGCCTTACGCCGCCTGGCTTCTGAACCACGAAACCTGCAATACAAGAAATTCTCTGTCCCAATGAAGACCTTTGTATCCAAAGTCACTGAAGACATTCTGAGTACGGCTTCATCCCTGTAA
- a CDS encoding PRC-barrel domain-containing protein — translation MKKSIKDILDYKITTKDNTDGKIKDILFDEDTWIIRYLEADFGNIFNDRRVLIPRFLLRDAFMTEGHFHVELTQDEIDNCPRPEQHLPVSRQYEQDLHDYYHVDYYWNQPYAMPVDPVAGATYPMQVPRAEHHEAVSEVDTHLRSFNEIKGYTLHASDGKLGNINDFIIDDSNWKIMYAVINSGNWLSWRKKVLLDIGWIETISHQQKEARTILNTDAIKDSPEYDPRIPIDSQYENTLHTHYEHNLIRSRT, via the coding sequence ATGAAAAAGAGTATTAAGGATATATTGGATTATAAAATAACTACGAAAGATAATACGGATGGTAAAATTAAGGATATCCTTTTTGATGAGGATACATGGATCATCCGTTATCTTGAAGCCGATTTCGGCAACATATTCAATGACAGGAGAGTATTAATTCCAAGGTTTCTGTTGCGGGATGCCTTCATGACTGAGGGTCATTTTCATGTGGAACTAACTCAGGATGAAATTGACAACTGTCCGAGACCTGAACAGCACCTGCCAGTATCAAGGCAATATGAACAGGATCTGCACGATTATTATCATGTGGATTATTACTGGAATCAGCCTTATGCAATGCCTGTAGATCCGGTTGCCGGAGCTACTTATCCGATGCAGGTTCCCAGGGCTGAACATCATGAAGCTGTCAGTGAAGTCGATACCCATCTCAGGAGTTTTAATGAAATAAAAGGTTACACGCTTCATGCTTCCGATGGAAAACTGGGAAATATAAACGATTTTATTATCGACGACAGCAACTGGAAAATCATGTATGCGGTGATCAACTCAGGTAACTGGCTTTCATGGCGTAAAAAAGTTTTGCTTGATATCGGCTGGATTGAAACAATCAGCCACCAGCAAAAAGAAGCACGAACCATACTGAATACGGATGCCATAAAGGATTCACCGGAATATGATCCGCGCATTCCTATTGACAGTCAGTACGAGAATACATTACATACTCATTACGAACATAACCTGATCAGATCGCGAACCTGA
- a CDS encoding M64 family metallopeptidase — protein MRTVLIVLVLLGNGVSGFTRDKVRFSDYFADKTLRIDFFHSGDSKTDLFSPDRIYIHGEWAGNPDRCIQPFELGSYKAEIVDIATNTVIYTKGYSTIFSEYQTTAPALQGISKTFHESVLIPLPLRPFIFIIEKRDKYNVLQPIYRVTIDPADYHINTEIKKNPVDQVIPVLKSGEPGHCVDLVILGDGYRLSELEKFKSDLNYYASLFFSVEPYKSRKNLFNVTGILSPSVESGTDEPRQGIYRNTKLGSSFNALDLDRYCLADDNKTIRDVASQVPYDAILIMVNLDRYGGGGIYNWQTVFNTGSPWKDYVFLHEFGHAFAGLGDEYFTSEVAYQDFYTTGVEPLEANITALLDTANVKWKQFLSPGIKVPTEWGKAKFDSLNQQVSLLNEERARTISQMKKANASPDAISRKEKEYQDKIKTVNKKLDDFINNHPLKDKVGVFEGANYMSKGLYRPTVMSLMHKFSEKDRSYGVVNEHAIIGTIEYYTVQ, from the coding sequence ATGAGGACTGTTTTAATTGTATTAGTATTATTGGGAAACGGTGTTTCAGGTTTTACCCGTGATAAAGTCCGGTTCAGCGATTATTTTGCTGACAAAACATTACGCATTGACTTCTTTCATTCGGGTGACTCGAAAACAGACCTGTTTTCACCCGACCGCATTTATATTCACGGTGAATGGGCAGGAAATCCCGATCGTTGCATCCAGCCGTTTGAATTAGGAAGCTACAAGGCAGAAATCGTTGATATTGCCACTAACACGGTTATTTATACAAAAGGTTATTCCACCATTTTTTCCGAATATCAGACTACTGCACCGGCCCTGCAGGGAATTTCAAAAACATTTCATGAATCCGTTCTCATCCCGCTTCCCCTGCGACCGTTTATTTTCATTATTGAGAAAAGAGATAAATACAACGTTCTTCAGCCGATTTACCGTGTGACTATTGATCCGGCCGATTATCATATTAATACTGAAATCAAAAAAAATCCTGTTGACCAGGTTATACCTGTTTTAAAAAGCGGGGAACCCGGTCATTGTGTCGATCTTGTGATCCTTGGTGATGGATACAGGCTTTCAGAACTTGAAAAGTTCAAATCGGACCTCAATTACTATGCTTCCCTTTTCTTCAGTGTTGAACCTTATAAAAGCAGGAAGAACCTGTTTAATGTGACCGGCATCTTGTCCCCTTCGGTTGAAAGCGGAACCGATGAACCCAGGCAGGGTATTTACAGGAATACAAAATTGGGAAGTTCTTTCAACGCGCTTGATCTTGACCGCTACTGTCTTGCCGATGATAATAAAACCATACGGGATGTGGCTTCCCAGGTGCCTTATGATGCCATCCTGATTATGGTAAATCTCGACCGGTATGGCGGGGGAGGAATTTATAACTGGCAAACGGTCTTTAACACAGGGTCACCCTGGAAGGATTATGTTTTTCTTCATGAATTCGGACATGCCTTTGCGGGGTTGGGCGATGAATACTTTACTTCTGAAGTCGCTTACCAGGATTTCTACACTACCGGTGTTGAACCTCTTGAAGCCAATATTACGGCATTGCTTGATACTGCCAATGTAAAGTGGAAGCAATTCCTGTCGCCCGGGATCAAAGTCCCTACCGAATGGGGAAAGGCTAAGTTTGACAGCCTGAACCAGCAAGTTTCATTGTTGAATGAAGAGAGAGCCAGGACAATATCCCAAATGAAAAAGGCAAACGCCTCTCCGGATGCCATTTCACGAAAGGAAAAGGAATACCAGGATAAAATAAAAACTGTAAATAAAAAACTGGATGATTTTATCAATAATCATCCCCTGAAAGACAAAGTAGGAGTATTTGAAGGCGCCAATTATATGTCGAAAGGCTTATACAGGCCCACAGTAATGTCGCTTATGCATAAATTCAGTGAAAAAGACCGGTCATATGGGGTTGTCAATGAACATGCTATTATAGGAACAATTGAATATTACACGGTACAATAG
- a CDS encoding glycyl-radical enzyme activating protein — translation MGLTGLIFDIKRFSVNDGPGIRTTVFFKGCPLACRWCHNPESREFCKETMVVVERLGEKEFSRTKEIGTLVSVAEVMREIEKESIFYETSGGGVTFSGGEPLLQPEFLSALTTACRQKGIHTCLDTSGQCETPLFKSMMQHFDLFLYDIKVLDPQSHMRWTGSENGTILNNLKILDASGKTYIIRVPLIPGVNLGRDNIDALLDFAKQLTFPSREIHFLPYHPMGKNKLKKLGIQDTMDENLKVTDEEISAVSGIFGEAGFTVKIGG, via the coding sequence ATGGGTCTTACGGGACTTATATTTGATATTAAGCGATTTTCGGTGAATGATGGACCGGGAATCAGAACCACTGTTTTCTTCAAAGGTTGTCCATTGGCCTGCCGTTGGTGTCACAATCCAGAAAGCCGTGAGTTCTGTAAAGAGACAATGGTTGTGGTTGAAAGACTCGGTGAAAAAGAATTTTCTCGTACCAAAGAAATTGGCACATTGGTCTCCGTGGCTGAGGTAATGAGAGAAATAGAGAAGGAAAGTATATTCTATGAAACTTCAGGGGGAGGAGTAACATTTTCAGGGGGAGAGCCCCTTCTGCAGCCTGAATTCCTGTCAGCGCTCACCACAGCCTGCCGGCAGAAGGGTATTCACACATGCCTTGATACCAGCGGACAATGCGAAACACCGTTATTTAAATCGATGATGCAGCATTTCGATCTTTTCCTGTATGATATAAAAGTCCTTGATCCTCAAAGCCATATGCGGTGGACCGGATCAGAAAACGGCACCATCCTGAACAACCTGAAGATCCTTGATGCTTCCGGTAAAACATACATTATAAGGGTTCCGCTGATTCCCGGTGTCAATCTTGGCAGGGATAACATCGATGCGTTACTCGATTTTGCGAAACAGCTGACATTTCCTTCCAGGGAAATTCATTTTCTTCCTTATCATCCCATGGGGAAAAATAAGCTTAAGAAGCTTGGCATTCAGGACACCATGGATGAGAACCTGAAAGTGACCGATGAAGAAATATCAGCAGTTTCCGGTATTTTTGGAGAGGCAGGATTCACTGTAAAAATTGGCGGATAA